The following coding sequences are from one Melanotaenia boesemani isolate fMelBoe1 chromosome 17, fMelBoe1.pri, whole genome shotgun sequence window:
- the LOC121656460 gene encoding basic salivary proline-rich protein 2-like encodes MTVIITTETLLPDSTRGLHQRVPPEGSTRGLHQRVQPEGSTRGLHQRAPPEGSTRGLHQRVPPEGSTRGFHQRAPPEGSTRGFNQRAPPEASTRGLHQRAPPEGSTRGFNQRAPPEASTRGLHQRAPPEGSTRGFNQRLPLEGSTRGPHQRLPPEGSTRGFHQRAPPEASTRGFNQRAPPEASTRGLHQRVPPEGCTRGLHQRLPPEGSTRGFNTTEPGPELISLNHRTWSTTELNEPQDLDQN; translated from the exons ATGACGGTCATCATCACCACGGAGACG TTGTTACCAGACTCCACCAGAGGGCTCCACCAGAGGGTTCCACCAGAGGGTTCCACCAGAGGGCTCCACCAGAGGGTTCAACCAGAGGGTTCCACCAGAGGGCTCCACCAGAGGGCTCCACCAGAGGGTTCAACCAGAGGGCTCCACCAGAGGGTTCCACCAGAGGGCTCCACCAGAGGGTTCCACCAGAGGGCTCCACCAGAGGGTTCCACCAGAGGGTTCAACCAGAGGGCTCCACCAGAGGCTTCCACCAGAGGGCTCCACCAGAGGGCTCCACCAGAGGGCTCCACCAGAGGGTTCAACCAGAGGGCTCCACCAGAGGCTTCCACCAGAGGGCTCCACCAGAGGGCTCCACCAGAGGGCTCCACCAGAGGGTTCAACCAGAGGCTTCCACTAGAGGGTTCAACCAGAGGGCCCCACCAGAGGCTTCCACCAGAGGGCTCCACCAGAGGGTTCCACCAGAGGGCTCCACCAGAGGCTTCCACCAGAGGGTTCAACCAGAGGGCCCCACCAGAGGCTTCCACCAGAGGGCTCCACCAGAGGGTTCCACCAGAGGGTTGCACCAGAGGGCTCCACCAGAGGCTTCCACCAGAGGGTTCCACCAGAGGGTTCAACACCACAgaacctggaccagaactgatctCACTGAACCACAGGACCTGGTCCACAACTGAGCTCAAtgaaccacaggacctggaccagaactga